The following proteins are co-located in the Bosea sp. AS-1 genome:
- a CDS encoding enoyl-CoA hydratase, with amino-acid sequence MAYETILVETKGKVGLITLNRPQALNALNGQLIGEINQALDGFEKDAGIGCVVLTGSEKAFAAGADIKEMQSRTFPGTYLDDKFADWDRIGQRRKPIIAAVSGFALGGGCELAMMCDFIIAADNAKFGQPEINLGVIPGAGGTQRLTKAIGKAKAMDLVLTGRMMGAEEAERSGLVARVVPLADLQAEALKAAETIATKSLPSVLMAKESVERAFEVTLQEGLRFERRVFSSLFATADQKEGMSAFAEKRKPDFKNA; translated from the coding sequence ATGGCTTATGAGACCATTCTCGTCGAGACGAAGGGCAAGGTCGGGCTGATCACGCTCAACCGCCCGCAGGCGCTCAACGCCCTGAACGGCCAGCTCATCGGCGAGATCAACCAGGCGCTCGACGGCTTCGAGAAGGATGCCGGCATCGGCTGCGTCGTCCTCACCGGCTCGGAAAAGGCCTTCGCCGCCGGCGCCGACATCAAGGAAATGCAGAGCCGCACCTTCCCGGGCACCTATCTCGACGACAAGTTCGCGGATTGGGATCGTATCGGCCAGCGCCGCAAGCCGATCATCGCGGCGGTTTCCGGCTTCGCGCTCGGCGGCGGCTGCGAGCTCGCCATGATGTGCGATTTCATCATCGCCGCGGACAATGCGAAATTCGGCCAGCCCGAGATCAATCTCGGCGTCATTCCCGGCGCAGGTGGCACGCAGCGCCTGACCAAGGCCATCGGCAAGGCCAAGGCGATGGACCTCGTCCTGACCGGCCGGATGATGGGCGCCGAAGAGGCCGAGCGGTCGGGCCTCGTCGCCCGCGTCGTGCCGCTCGCCGATCTGCAGGCCGAGGCGCTGAAGGCGGCCGAGACGATCGCGACGAAGTCGCTGCCCTCCGTGCTGATGGCGAAGGAATCGGTCGAGCGCGCCTTCGAGGTGACGCTTCAGGAAGGCCTGCGCTTCGAGCGCCGTGTCTTCTCCTCGCTCTTCGCCACCGCCGACCAGAAGGAAGGCATGTCCGCCTTCGCCGAGAAGCGGAAGCCGGATTTCAAGAACGCCTGA
- a CDS encoding threo-3-hydroxy-L-aspartate ammonia-lyase: MNAQTGPSLPTYADVEAAAERLKGIAHHTPAMSSATANRRTGASLVFKPENLQRMGAFKFRGGYNAIASLSPAQKKAGVVTFSSGNHAQAIAYAGQLLGVPTTIIMPNDAPAAKVAATEGYGGQIVRYDRYTEDRLVIGDRLAAERGLTVIPPYDHPHVIAGQGTATKELIEDAGPFDILIVPLGGGGLLAGACLAAKALNPACRIFGVEPEAGNDGQQSLRKGEIVKIGVPKTIADGAQTAFLGQLTFPIIQRDVEDIVTVRDAALVDAMRFFAERMKLVVEPTGCLAAAAAFSGAVPVEGRRVGVVLSGGNVDLASFARFIAPAA; the protein is encoded by the coding sequence ATGAACGCCCAGACAGGCCCGAGCCTCCCGACCTATGCCGATGTCGAGGCGGCCGCCGAGCGGCTCAAGGGCATCGCCCATCACACGCCGGCGATGAGCTCGGCCACCGCCAACCGGCGCACGGGCGCGAGCCTCGTCTTCAAGCCCGAGAATTTGCAGCGCATGGGCGCCTTCAAGTTCCGCGGCGGCTACAATGCCATCGCCTCGCTCTCCCCCGCGCAGAAGAAGGCGGGCGTCGTCACCTTCTCCTCCGGCAACCATGCCCAGGCCATCGCCTATGCAGGCCAGCTGCTCGGCGTGCCGACCACGATCATCATGCCGAACGACGCGCCGGCCGCAAAGGTCGCGGCGACGGAAGGCTATGGCGGGCAGATCGTGCGCTACGACCGCTATACGGAAGACCGGCTCGTGATCGGCGACCGGCTCGCGGCCGAACGCGGCCTGACGGTCATCCCGCCCTATGACCACCCCCACGTCATCGCCGGCCAGGGCACCGCGACGAAGGAGCTGATCGAGGATGCCGGCCCCTTCGACATCCTGATCGTGCCGCTCGGCGGCGGCGGGCTGCTCGCCGGCGCCTGCCTGGCGGCGAAGGCGCTGAATCCCGCCTGCCGCATCTTCGGCGTCGAGCCGGAGGCCGGCAATGACGGGCAGCAATCGCTGCGCAAGGGCGAGATCGTGAAGATCGGCGTGCCCAAGACCATCGCGGACGGGGCGCAGACCGCCTTCCTCGGCCAGCTCACCTTCCCGATCATCCAGCGCGATGTCGAGGACATCGTCACGGTGAGAGACGCCGCGCTGGTCGATGCGATGCGCTTCTTCGCCGAGCGCATGAAGCTCGTGGTCGAGCCGACCGGCTGCCTCGCCGCAGCCGCGGCCTTCAGCGGCGCCGTGCCGGTCGAGGGCCGGCGCGTCGGCGTCGTCCTGTCGGGCGGCAATGTCGATCTGGCGAGCTTCGCGCGCTTCATCGCGCCCGCAGCCTGA
- the rpsT gene encoding 30S ribosomal protein S20: MANTTSAKKATRKIARRTEVNRNRRSRMRTFLRKVEEAIATGDKAAAAEALKAAQPEIMRAAQKGVVHKNTASRKVSRLAHRIGALAS, encoded by the coding sequence ATGGCCAATACGACGTCGGCCAAGAAGGCCACGCGGAAGATCGCGCGGCGCACCGAGGTCAACAGGAACCGCCGCTCGCGCATGCGCACCTTCCTGCGCAAGGTCGAAGAGGCGATCGCCACGGGCGACAAGGCCGCCGCGGCCGAGGCCCTGAAGGCCGCCCAGCCCGAGATCATGCGCGCCGCGCAGAAGGGCGTGGTTCACAAGAACACCGCCTCGCGCAAGGTTTCGCGCCTCGCCCATCGCATCGGCGCGCTGGCTTCCTGA